From a single Nicotiana tomentosiformis chromosome 2, ASM39032v3, whole genome shotgun sequence genomic region:
- the LOC138905352 gene encoding uncharacterized protein, translating into MTQLEAILHDPSFSDHTPICLYFEQGQQPPPKPFKFFNNLADHKDFPSLVKKTWEVNMQIPAMNKIWKKMKLLKQGLKKLNVEECSKILEKIQATKNKLQQVQREMRTTDHSEELKSTEKDLKENLEKWVMVEESILKQKSRIQWLNLGDSNATFFHASIKNRNAQKKITRWLNQAGTYTQTEEEVQQEITQFYK; encoded by the coding sequence ATGACACAGTTAGAGGCGATACTTCATGATCCTTCTTTCTCTGATCATACTCCAATATGCTTATACTTTGAACAAGGCCAACAACCTCCTCCAAAACCTTTCAAATTCTTCAATAACCTAGCAGATCATAAGGATTTTCCTAGCCTAGTCAAGAAAACCTGGGAAGTTAACATGCAGATCCCTGCTATGAACAAAATTTGGAAGAAGATGAAGCTGCTGAAACAAGGCTTGAAGAAGCTAAATGTTGAAGAGTGCAGTAAAATACTTGAAAAGATTCAAGCTACTAAAAACAAATTGCAACAAGTACAACGGGAAATGAGAACAACTGATCACTCAGAGGAATTAAAAAGCACTGAAAAAGATTTGAAAGAGAATCTGGAGAAATGGGTAATGGTAGAGGAAAGTATACTCAAGCAGAAGTCAAGAATTCAGTGGTTAAATCTAGGTGATTCAAACGCTACTTTTTTCCATGCAAGTATCAAGAATAGAAATGCTCAAAAGAAGATCACTAGATGGCTCAATCAGGCAGGAACATATACACAAACTGAGGAGGAGGTGCAACAGGAGATAACTCAGTTCTATAAATAG